The sequence ACAGGCGAAAAGCAGATGGAATCGATCCTGAAGAACTACTTCCCGCAGGAAAACGGCTTGGCGAAAAGTTAGGCGTATCTTCGCGACCCAACCAATTCGGTCGTGAACAAGGAATTCCGTGCATCCACAATTTCAGAACTCCTACCCGTTTGCGAGTTTCTGAAATTGCAGAGTGCGGATGAGAAGATCATCCTATTTTCTGGCGAAATGGGTGCCGGTAAGACCACGCTTATCAAGCAATTCTGCCAGTTTTTGGGAATTGAAGATGAAGTGAGCAGTCCCACCTTCTCGCTGGTCAACGAGTACGAAAGCCCTATTGGTCCCGTTTACCACTTCGACCTTTACCGCATCCGATCTGTGGAAGAACTCTTCGACATCGGTTACGAAGACTACTTCTTTAGTGGGTATCTTTGCTTGGTGGAATGGCCGGAGATGGCTTCGGACATCATTCCGGGAAACCATATTTCGGTAAAGATCCGAGTTGAAAACGACCAGCGAATTATTACTGTAACCAACTGACCATGACCAGCAAAGAAGGCAGTTTTTTCACCCTTACAGCTTCTGGCGGACTGATGCCGCAAGAAGAAATGTTGGAGATCGCCAAGAGCCAGCAGCAGCTTTTTATCGGCATTCCCAAAGAATGTACGCTTCAGGAAAACCGTGTGGCGCTGATACCGGAAGCCGTTGCGCGACTGGTACACAATGGCCACCGCGTTATTATTGAGACCGGAGCCGGAAAAGGTGCGCACTTTGAAGACCGGGATTTCAGCGAAGCGGGCGCGAAGATCGCCTACAGCACGAAGGAGGTTTACGAGTCGGACATCATTCTGAAGGTCGATCCACCATCGTTGGAGGAGATCGATCACATGAAACCGGGGCAATGCCTCATCTCTGCCCTTCAGCTTTCGGTTCACCCCGAAAACTACCTGAAGCAGTTGATGAAGAAGAAGGTGACCGCCATTGCCGTTGACTTTATCCGCGACCGCGATGGCGGTTATCCGTTCGTGCGATCCATGAGCGAAATTGCGGGTAGTACGGTGGTTCTCATTGCCGCAGAATACCTCTCGAATGTCAATGGAGGAAAAGGCCTGATGTTGGGTGGCGTTTTGGGCGTTCCTCCAACCGAAGTGGTTGTACTTGGTGCGGGAACTGTGGGAGAATATGCGGCCCGTGCCGCCATCGGTCTGGGTTCGTCTGTGAAGATTTTTGACAATTCGCTGCAAAAACTAAGTCGCTTGCAGAACGATATCGGCCAGCGACTCTACACAAGCACCATTCATCCTGACGTGCTGGCCAATGCATTGGAAACTGCCGATGTGGTCATCGGAGCCATCCGTTCCAAGAAAGGCCGAGCACCCATTTTGGTTACGGAAGAAATGGTGAGCAACATGAAATTCGGTTCGGTCATCATTGATGTGTGCATTGACCAAGGTGGCTGCATCGAAACCTCTGTGGTCACCAATCATGCAAATCCCACATTCACCAAGTATGGTGTGGTGCATTACTGCGTTCCGAACATTGCTTCGCGCGTAGCGCAAACGGCAAGTACTGCTTTGAGCAACATTTTTTCGCCTATGATGTTGGAAATGGCAGATGTTGGCGGTTTGAACAACATGATGCGTTTCCATGAAGGATTGAGAAGCGGGGTTTACACGTACAACGGTGCCGTTACCAACGAATATCTGGCGAAGACCTTC is a genomic window of Flavobacteriales bacterium containing:
- the tsaE gene encoding tRNA (adenosine(37)-N6)-threonylcarbamoyltransferase complex ATPase subunit type 1 TsaE — its product is MGAGKTTLIKQFCQFLGIEDEVSSPTFSLVNEYESPIGPVYHFDLYRIRSVEELFDIGYEDYFFSGYLCLVEWPEMASDIIPGNHISVKIRVENDQRIITVTN
- a CDS encoding alanine dehydrogenase; the encoded protein is MTSKEGSFFTLTASGGLMPQEEMLEIAKSQQQLFIGIPKECTLQENRVALIPEAVARLVHNGHRVIIETGAGKGAHFEDRDFSEAGAKIAYSTKEVYESDIILKVDPPSLEEIDHMKPGQCLISALQLSVHPENYLKQLMKKKVTAIAVDFIRDRDGGYPFVRSMSEIAGSTVVLIAAEYLSNVNGGKGLMLGGVLGVPPTEVVVLGAGTVGEYAARAAIGLGSSVKIFDNSLQKLSRLQNDIGQRLYTSTIHPDVLANALETADVVIGAIRSKKGRAPILVTEEMVSNMKFGSVIIDVCIDQGGCIETSVVTNHANPTFTKYGVVHYCVPNIASRVAQTASTALSNIFSPMMLEMADVGGLNNMMRFHEGLRSGVYTYNGAVTNEYLAKTFDLPFKDLNLIMATF